The proteins below are encoded in one region of Arthrobacter sp. CJ23:
- a CDS encoding aspartate ammonia-lyase, translating to MTAVDQAIHVRSEHDLLGDRDVPAGAYWGVHTLRAIENFPITGQPLASNPHLVRGLAAVKLAASRSNRELGLLDDEKADAIEQACQDILDGMLHGQFMVDVIQGGAGTSSNMNTNEVIANRALEILGHAKGDYSKLHPNDDVNLSQSTNDVYPTAVKLGTIFAVQGLLSALEELEGAFAAKAMEFQTVVKMGRTQLQDAVPMTLGQEFGGYAVTVGEDRARLAESQMLIHEINLGATAIGTGLNAPAGYAEAACRHLAQITGLPLLTAADLIEATQDVGAFVHLSGVLKRVAVKLSKICNDLRLLSSGPRAGLGEINLPAVQSGSSIMPGKINPVIPEVVSQVAYEVVGNDVTITMAAEAGQLQLNAFEPIIVHSLHKSISHLEAACRTLTARCVRGITANTEHLRLTVEQSIGLVTALNPHIGYASATAIAQEALVTGKGVAELVLEHGLLTADQLEELLSPERLANLSK from the coding sequence ATGACCGCCGTCGATCAAGCCATCCACGTCCGCTCCGAACACGATCTCCTGGGTGACCGGGACGTCCCCGCCGGTGCCTACTGGGGCGTCCACACCCTGCGTGCCATCGAGAACTTCCCCATCACGGGCCAGCCGCTTGCCTCCAACCCGCACCTGGTGCGCGGCCTGGCCGCAGTGAAGCTCGCCGCCTCCCGGAGCAACCGCGAGCTCGGCCTGCTGGACGATGAGAAGGCCGACGCGATCGAGCAGGCCTGCCAGGACATCCTGGACGGCATGCTCCACGGGCAGTTCATGGTGGACGTCATCCAGGGCGGCGCGGGCACCAGCTCGAACATGAACACCAACGAGGTCATCGCCAACCGTGCCCTGGAAATCCTGGGCCACGCCAAGGGCGACTACTCCAAGCTCCACCCCAACGACGACGTCAACCTGAGCCAGTCCACCAACGACGTCTACCCCACGGCCGTAAAGCTCGGCACCATCTTCGCCGTCCAAGGACTGCTGTCCGCGCTCGAAGAACTCGAAGGTGCCTTTGCGGCCAAGGCCATGGAATTCCAGACCGTGGTGAAGATGGGCCGCACCCAGCTGCAGGACGCGGTGCCCATGACCCTGGGCCAGGAGTTCGGCGGCTACGCCGTGACTGTCGGCGAGGACCGGGCCCGGCTCGCCGAATCCCAGATGCTGATCCACGAGATCAACCTCGGCGCCACCGCCATCGGCACCGGCCTGAACGCCCCAGCCGGCTACGCCGAGGCGGCCTGCCGGCACCTGGCCCAGATCACCGGGCTGCCGCTGCTCACCGCCGCCGACCTCATCGAGGCCACCCAGGACGTGGGCGCCTTCGTGCACCTCTCCGGTGTCCTGAAGCGCGTGGCCGTGAAGCTCTCCAAGATTTGCAACGACCTCCGCCTGCTGTCCTCCGGGCCGCGCGCGGGACTGGGCGAGATCAACCTGCCGGCAGTGCAGTCCGGCTCGTCCATCATGCCCGGCAAGATCAACCCGGTGATCCCGGAAGTGGTCAGCCAGGTGGCGTACGAAGTGGTCGGCAACGACGTCACCATCACCATGGCGGCCGAGGCCGGCCAGCTCCAGCTGAACGCCTTCGAGCCGATCATCGTCCACAGCCTCCACAAGAGCATCTCCCACCTGGAAGCAGCCTGCCGCACCCTCACGGCCCGCTGCGTCCGGGGCATCACCGCCAACACCGAACATCTGCGGCTTACCGTCGAGCAGTCGATCGGCCTGGTCACCGCACTGAACCCGCACATCGGCTACGCCTCCGCCACCGCCATCGCGCAGGAGGCCCTCGTCACCGGCAAGGGCGTGGCGGAACTCGTCCTGGAACACGGTCTCCTGACCGCGGACCAGCTCGAAGAACTCCTCAGCCCCGAGCGCCTGGCGAACTTGAGCAAGTAA